The following coding sequences lie in one Streptomyces xiamenensis genomic window:
- a CDS encoding roadblock/LC7 domain-containing protein, which translates to MTTPTTPMSDLRWLLTRLVEEVPGMRSVAVVSADGLPLLSSQPDAAARSGYAGPYGATADLATVVSGLGSLTRGAASLMEGGEVRQTLVAMAGGSLVVMSISDGSLLGVYAAPDADISMVTYHMARFVGRAGHLLTPQLRAELRAGTAPGTTAR; encoded by the coding sequence ATGACAACCCCGACAACCCCGATGAGCGATCTGCGCTGGCTGCTGACGCGGCTGGTCGAAGAGGTGCCGGGCATGCGCTCGGTGGCCGTGGTCTCGGCCGACGGCCTGCCGCTGCTGTCCAGCCAGCCCGACGCGGCGGCACGCAGCGGCTACGCCGGCCCGTACGGCGCCACCGCCGATCTCGCCACCGTGGTCTCCGGACTCGGCAGCCTCACCCGTGGCGCCGCCTCCCTCATGGAGGGTGGTGAGGTACGGCAGACCCTGGTCGCGATGGCGGGCGGCAGCCTGGTGGTGATGTCCATCAGCGACGGCTCGCTGCTCGGCGTCTACGCGGCACCGGACGCCGACATCAGCATGGTGACCTACCACATGGCCCGTTTCGTGGGCCGCGCCGGCCACCTGCTCACCCCCCAGTTGCGCGCCGAACTCCGCGCGGGCACGGCCCCGGGCACCACGGCCAGGTAA